One window of Cytophagia bacterium CHB2 genomic DNA carries:
- a CDS encoding SDR family oxidoreductase → MNTLPSPFENLQLPGLRGAVVLITGATRGSGRIAAALFAQCGAAVAVNGRSAADTQQVADELAARYPIKTLAVPADVTDALAVEQMFAQLSEWSEGRLDVMICNAGYPLVDEMWRTPLHEMSTEAVRQWFQRVRAVDLDGARYCSRLALKLMRPQRRGALIFVSSTPALSGYRGTPYTEAKAALLGLMRDLALEYGPDGIRANAIAPGNIASGWYEDLSVEDRAALALEAPLGRWGKPEEVAGAMLFLASDLAGFITGQTLVIDGGKVMR, encoded by the coding sequence ATGAACACGCTTCCTTCACCGTTTGAAAATTTACAACTGCCGGGCTTGCGCGGCGCCGTGGTTTTAATCACCGGCGCGACGCGCGGCAGCGGGCGCATTGCCGCCGCCTTGTTTGCGCAATGCGGCGCGGCTGTTGCCGTCAATGGGCGTTCCGCCGCAGATACGCAACAAGTTGCTGATGAGCTGGCGGCGCGTTATCCCATCAAAACCCTGGCGGTACCGGCAGATGTTACCGATGCTCTTGCAGTTGAGCAGATGTTTGCGCAACTCAGCGAATGGAGTGAGGGACGCCTGGATGTCATGATCTGTAACGCCGGTTATCCGTTGGTGGATGAGATGTGGCGCACCCCGCTGCACGAGATGAGCACCGAGGCCGTCAGGCAGTGGTTTCAGCGCGTGCGCGCCGTGGATTTGGATGGCGCGCGCTATTGCAGCCGTCTTGCGCTCAAATTGATGCGGCCGCAGCGTCGCGGCGCTTTGATTTTTGTCAGTTCGACGCCGGCCTTGTCGGGTTATCGCGGCACACCGTACACCGAGGCTAAAGCAGCATTGTTGGGATTGATGCGCGATCTTGCACTGGAATACGGCCCGGATGGCATTCGCGCCAATGCCATTGCACCGGGCAACATTGCGAGCGGTTGGTATGAAGATTTAAGCGTGGAAGATCGCGCCGCGTTGGCGCTGGAAGCGCCGCTGGGACGATGGGGCAAACCGGAAGAAGTCGCAGGCGCAATGCTTTTTCTCGCCTCCGATTTGGCGGGCTTCATTACCGGACAAACATTGGTCATCGATGGCGGGAAAGTGATGCGATGA
- a CDS encoding DNA-formamidopyrimidine glycosylase, which yields MPELPDLVYLEKHLKPLLRGQQIAGIEVHEPIVLRMLLPGDFAQALTGATFVDVRRHGPFLVFNLSDQRDLVIHPMLAGRLQWAAETSTASASCALTLHCTPSRQNLRYLDDKKMGKIYLTAAGDYDKIPRFNQQGPDIFSAEFTLDYFQQQIKRNRKQVRVFLMDQSIISCIGNAYADEILFDAGIHPKTFCYQLDEAENERLYRAVRDVMQWGIEEVEKAQQPLEVKVREHVLVRNRKDQACPTCGAKIRRAGVLGYDAFFCPVCQPLKRGQFLDWRELKNK from the coding sequence ATGCCTGAACTGCCCGACCTGGTTTATCTTGAAAAACATCTAAAGCCCTTGTTGCGCGGCCAGCAAATCGCCGGCATCGAGGTGCATGAGCCGATTGTTTTGCGCATGCTGCTGCCGGGTGATTTTGCGCAGGCCTTAACCGGCGCGACGTTCGTTGACGTACGCCGCCACGGGCCGTTTTTGGTTTTCAACTTGTCCGATCAAAGAGATTTAGTGATTCATCCCATGCTTGCCGGGCGTTTGCAATGGGCGGCAGAAACGAGCACGGCCAGCGCCAGTTGTGCATTGACGTTGCATTGTACGCCGAGCCGGCAGAACTTGCGCTATCTCGACGACAAAAAAATGGGCAAGATTTATTTGACCGCTGCCGGCGACTATGATAAAATTCCCCGCTTCAATCAACAAGGCCCGGATATCTTTTCCGCTGAATTCACCCTCGACTATTTTCAACAACAGATCAAACGCAACCGCAAGCAAGTGCGGGTTTTTCTCATGGATCAAAGTATTATCAGTTGTATCGGTAATGCCTATGCCGATGAGATTTTATTCGATGCCGGCATTCACCCCAAAACGTTTTGCTACCAACTCGATGAAGCCGAAAATGAGCGGCTCTATCGCGCTGTTCGAGATGTTATGCAGTGGGGCATCGAGGAAGTTGAAAAGGCGCAGCAGCCGCTGGAAGTAAAAGTACGCGAGCATGTGCTGGTGCGCAACCGCAAAGATCAAGCCTGCCCCACATGCGGCGCGAAAATCCGGCGCGCCGGTGTGTTGGGTTATGATGCATTCTTTTGTCCCGTCTGCCAGCCGCTTAAACGCGGGCAATTTCTCGATTGGCGTGAATTAAAAAATAAATAA
- a CDS encoding energy transducer TonB, which translates to MRTRKYLLLAVAVLTPYACLKPYQRPTTTASDTNVPTAQTQDAAFAADLKPEPVGGLAALQAKVHQPDEVWKENRFGTAVVAATISSNGRVVETHIVQSSGSATMDAEAMLAVARASWNPGRQNGEPVTATVEVPIQFGPNY; encoded by the coding sequence GTGAGAACACGGAAGTATTTGCTGCTCGCTGTTGCTGTTTTGACGCCGTATGCCTGCCTAAAACCCTACCAGAGACCGACGACGACCGCTTCCGATACCAATGTGCCAACGGCGCAAACGCAAGACGCGGCTTTTGCGGCTGACCTCAAGCCCGAGCCGGTCGGCGGCCTTGCTGCGTTGCAGGCAAAAGTGCATCAACCGGATGAGGTTTGGAAAGAGAACCGCTTCGGCACGGCAGTGGTTGCGGCGACGATCAGCAGCAACGGCCGGGTGGTGGAGACGCACATCGTGCAAAGCTCGGGGTCTGCGACGATGGATGCCGAGGCCATGCTGGCCGTGGCGCGGGCTTCATGGAATCCGGGACGTCAAAACGGCGAGCCGGTCACCGCAACGGTGGAAGTGCCGATTCAATTCGGCCCCAACTATTGA
- a CDS encoding trypsin-like peptidase domain-containing protein has translation MNKQLRSLQHGAAFFENLVPAQRKIGLMVISFLLNLSPAFSQTLDKTITKIPEEIYRLARPAVVKVIADNGQRSGAGLVVGKTQKGLAIILTANEVIAGFENKLTIQLDNRAEPVKAQVILEKWRTPNIVLLAVRAKTLPLSPTLPYNPSAALAAGDEVAALGFPNTPFISQNRGQILRRDADWLTLSFAVPEGQSGGPLLDASGRVVGLALSRGSGRGEGIPIDALQAQLERWLGNVPLAERWLPHAQNKRWYGWLLGTALIIATGTAVALSGVF, from the coding sequence ATGAACAAACAACTTCGCAGCCTGCAACACGGTGCCGCGTTTTTCGAGAACCTCGTGCCTGCTCAGCGCAAGATCGGTTTGATGGTTATCAGTTTTCTTCTCAATCTATCCCCGGCCTTTTCCCAAACGCTTGATAAAACCATTACAAAAATTCCGGAGGAGATTTATCGTCTCGCCCGCCCGGCGGTTGTCAAAGTCATTGCCGATAACGGTCAGCGCTCCGGCGCAGGCCTGGTGGTGGGTAAAACGCAAAAAGGCCTGGCCATTATTTTAACGGCAAACGAGGTGATTGCCGGTTTCGAGAACAAACTCACCATTCAGCTCGACAACCGCGCGGAGCCGGTGAAGGCGCAGGTGATTTTGGAAAAATGGCGCACACCCAACATCGTGTTGTTGGCTGTGCGCGCCAAAACCTTGCCTTTGTCGCCAACCTTGCCATACAATCCCTCCGCGGCTCTGGCTGCCGGTGATGAGGTCGCCGCATTAGGATTTCCCAACACGCCGTTTATCTCGCAAAATCGCGGTCAGATTTTGCGGCGAGATGCCGATTGGCTCACCCTCAGCTTTGCCGTGCCCGAAGGCCAGTCCGGCGGCCCGCTGCTGGATGCCTCAGGCCGTGTGGTTGGTCTTGCGCTCAGTCGCGGCTCAGGCCGCGGGGAAGGTATTCCCATCGATGCCTTGCAGGCGCAACTCGAGCGCTGGCTCGGCAACGTTCCCCTGGCGGAACGATGGCTGCCGCACGCGCAAAACAAGCGTTGGTACGGCTGGCTGCTCGGTACGGCACTCATCATCGCGACGGGCACAGCCGTGGCGCTGTCCGGGGTGTTTTGA
- a CDS encoding CDGSH iron-sulfur domain-containing protein — protein sequence MPTKITVNNNGNLRIEGDFEIFDAAGNKFDLAGRTVISLCRCGQSNKKPFCDGSHRACGFQSDVVAYKLDPPKAKI from the coding sequence ATGCCCACCAAAATCACTGTCAATAACAACGGCAATTTGCGCATTGAAGGCGATTTTGAAATCTTTGATGCTGCGGGTAACAAATTCGATCTGGCCGGTCGCACCGTGATTTCATTGTGCCGCTGCGGCCAGAGCAACAAGAAGCCGTTTTGCGATGGCTCGCATCGCGCCTGCGGATTTCAGTCGGACGTTGTCGCTTACAAACTCGATCCCCCCAAGGCAAAAATCTAA
- a CDS encoding thiol peroxidase translates to MAVERHRAVTLGGKPLTLVGREINVGDKAPAFTVMGNDWKNVRFENFGGKPTVILSILSVNTGICDAEIKRFNEEAGKLGEQAQFFTLSADLPCSQSIWCGAAGIKNVKTYADHLDTNFGLAYGTLVKEIRVLSRAIFVIDKNGIVQYVEYVPEIGQHPDYDKALAAIKKLV, encoded by the coding sequence ATGGCAGTTGAACGTCACAGAGCTGTCACTCTAGGGGGCAAGCCGCTGACTTTGGTCGGCCGGGAAATCAACGTTGGAGACAAAGCACCCGCCTTCACGGTGATGGGCAATGATTGGAAGAACGTTCGCTTTGAAAACTTCGGCGGCAAACCCACAGTGATTTTATCGATCTTGTCGGTCAACACCGGTATTTGTGATGCCGAGATCAAGCGCTTCAATGAAGAAGCAGGTAAACTCGGAGAGCAGGCGCAATTTTTCACCCTCAGCGCGGATTTGCCCTGCTCACAAAGCATTTGGTGCGGCGCGGCCGGCATAAAAAATGTAAAAACCTATGCGGATCATCTCGATACCAATTTTGGCCTGGCCTATGGTACTCTGGTAAAAGAAATTCGCGTGTTGTCGCGCGCCATTTTCGTCATCGACAAAAATGGTATCGTGCAATATGTCGAATATGTGCCTGAGATCGGCCAACATCCGGATTATGACAAGGCCCTGGCCGCGATCAAAAAATTGGTTTGA
- the trxA gene encoding thioredoxin: protein MNVTTKTFQKEVVEASRTIPVLVDFWAEWCGPCRMIGPVLEKLASEAAGRWRLVKINTDAEPQLAQYFNIQSIPAVKLFSQGKVVAEFLGALPEREVRRWLEEHLPSAAKRELEEAKAALQAGDRNTARKKLEHLLKAEPQNLEGRVLLAELLLPTEIDKAFALINESEEGTPFASRIDAIRTLHRLLHLPEASQEPEADWKIYRGGISAFKSGDYARALEAWIELVGYNRKLDEDGARKACVALFALLGSEHELTQKYHRRFTSALY from the coding sequence ATGAACGTTACAACGAAAACTTTCCAAAAAGAAGTTGTTGAAGCCAGCCGCACGATTCCGGTTTTGGTGGATTTCTGGGCGGAATGGTGCGGCCCATGCCGCATGATTGGTCCGGTGCTGGAAAAACTGGCTTCCGAAGCCGCGGGAAGATGGCGCCTTGTAAAAATCAACACGGACGCGGAGCCGCAACTGGCGCAGTATTTTAATATCCAGAGTATCCCCGCGGTCAAATTATTTTCACAGGGCAAGGTCGTTGCAGAATTCCTCGGAGCATTGCCTGAGCGTGAAGTCCGGCGCTGGCTCGAGGAGCATTTGCCGAGCGCGGCAAAACGCGAGCTGGAGGAGGCAAAAGCAGCTTTGCAGGCCGGCGATCGCAACACCGCGCGCAAAAAATTGGAACATCTCTTGAAGGCAGAACCCCAAAACCTTGAAGGCCGGGTATTGCTTGCCGAGTTGTTGTTGCCAACAGAGATTGACAAAGCCTTTGCGTTGATTAATGAAAGCGAGGAGGGGACGCCCTTTGCCAGCAGAATTGATGCGATTCGAACATTGCATCGCCTGCTCCATCTGCCGGAAGCATCGCAAGAGCCGGAAGCGGATTGGAAAATTTATCGCGGCGGCATCAGCGCGTTCAAATCTGGAGATTATGCCCGCGCGCTGGAAGCGTGGATCGAGTTGGTGGGATACAATCGCAAGCTTGACGAGGACGGCGCGCGCAAGGCCTGCGTTGCCTTGTTCGCGCTGCTCGGCAGCGAACACGAATTAACGCAGAAGTATCACCGCAGATTTACCTCCGCGCTTTATTGA